A genome region from Microbacterium terricola includes the following:
- the sufB gene encoding Fe-S cluster assembly protein SufB yields MSDVLIDRPELESLGQYEFGWHDADAAGASARRGLSEAVVRDISALKSEPEWMLKNRLKGLALFERKPMPTWGADLSGIDFDNIKYFVRSTEKQAQSWEDLPDDIKNTYEKLGIPEAERARLVAGVAAQYESEVVYHQIQKELEDQGVIFMDTDTALKEHPEFFEEYFGTVIPSGDNKFAALNTAVWSGGSFVYVPKGVHVEIPLQAYFRINTENMGQFERTLIIADEDSYVHYIEGCTAPIYKSDSLHSAVVEIIVKKNARVRYTTIQNWSNNVYNLVTKRAIAHEGATMEWVDGNIGSKVTMKYPSIFLVGERAKGETLSVAFAGPGQHQDAGAKMIHMAPYTQSSIVSKSIARGGGRAGYRGEVRVDANAHHSANTVRCDALLVDTISRSDTYPAIDIRVDDVQLGHEATVSKVSEEQLFYLQSRGMPEDEAMAMIVRGFIEPIARELPMEYALELNKLIEMGMEGSVG; encoded by the coding sequence ATGTCCGATGTGCTGATCGACCGACCAGAGCTCGAGAGCCTGGGTCAATACGAGTTCGGCTGGCACGACGCCGACGCCGCGGGTGCCAGTGCGCGCCGAGGCCTGAGCGAGGCCGTCGTGCGCGACATCTCGGCGCTCAAGAGCGAGCCGGAATGGATGCTGAAGAACCGGCTCAAGGGCCTGGCGCTGTTCGAGCGCAAGCCCATGCCGACCTGGGGCGCCGACCTCAGCGGCATCGACTTCGACAACATCAAGTACTTCGTCCGCTCCACCGAGAAGCAGGCGCAGTCGTGGGAGGACCTCCCCGACGACATCAAGAACACGTACGAGAAGCTCGGCATCCCCGAGGCTGAGCGCGCGCGCCTGGTCGCCGGTGTGGCCGCGCAGTACGAGTCCGAGGTCGTCTACCACCAGATCCAGAAGGAGCTGGAGGACCAGGGCGTCATCTTCATGGACACCGACACGGCGCTCAAGGAGCACCCGGAGTTCTTCGAGGAGTACTTCGGCACCGTGATCCCGTCCGGCGACAACAAGTTCGCCGCGCTGAACACGGCCGTGTGGTCGGGCGGCTCGTTCGTCTACGTCCCCAAGGGCGTGCACGTCGAGATCCCGCTGCAGGCCTACTTCCGCATCAACACCGAGAACATGGGCCAGTTCGAGCGGACCCTGATCATCGCGGACGAGGACTCGTACGTGCACTACATCGAGGGCTGCACCGCGCCGATCTACAAGAGCGACTCGCTGCACTCGGCCGTCGTCGAGATCATCGTGAAGAAGAACGCCCGCGTGCGCTACACGACGATCCAGAACTGGTCGAACAACGTCTACAACCTCGTCACCAAGCGCGCCATCGCGCACGAGGGCGCGACCATGGAATGGGTCGACGGCAACATCGGCTCCAAGGTCACGATGAAGTACCCGTCGATCTTCCTCGTCGGTGAGCGCGCCAAGGGCGAGACGCTCTCTGTCGCCTTCGCGGGCCCCGGCCAGCACCAGGACGCCGGCGCGAAGATGATCCACATGGCGCCGTACACGCAGTCCTCGATCGTGTCGAAGTCGATCGCCCGCGGCGGCGGGCGCGCCGGCTACCGCGGCGAGGTGCGTGTCGACGCCAACGCCCACCACTCGGCCAACACGGTCCGCTGCGACGCGCTCCTGGTCGACACGATCTCCCGCAGCGACACCTACCCGGCGATCGACATCCGCGTCGACGACGTGCAGCTCGGCCACGAGGCGACCGTCTCGAAGGTGAGCGAGGAGCAGCTGTTCTACCTGCAGTCGCGCGGCATGCCCGAGGACGAGGCGATGGCGATGATCGTCCGCGGCTTCATCGAGCCGATCGCCCGTGAACTGCCCATGGAATACGCCCTCGAGCTGAACAAGCTCATCGAGATGGGCATGGAAGGATCGGTCGGCTAG
- the sufD gene encoding Fe-S cluster assembly protein SufD, whose protein sequence is MTTTTEAPQVVPGSRAHSDGAGAFTPVQTRSERPTSFEPGDFSAPSNREVNWRYTPVDRLAPLFADEDAADAVEYRIDAPEGFVVPSQGHDAAVRGEVFRPEDLSAAIAWKRSADALHVRIPADLEHEGLVRIDVVGTDASLRATAHVVVEALPNSSATVLLHHTGSAQYAQNVEIIVRDGARLNLITVQRWEDDALHTASHQARVDRDATLIHTVISFGGGVVRVNPSVELAGAGSEAKLYGLSYSDAGQHLESQVFLFHKGPHTKGDVLYKGALQGVGARSVWIGDVLIGPDAVGTDSYEANRNLVLTDGARADSVPNLEIETGDIQGAGHASATGRFDDEQLFYLQARGISEDEARRLVVIGFLAEIVQKLGIPSLEAELAEAIEAELAAVAPEVAE, encoded by the coding sequence ATGACGACCACGACTGAGGCACCCCAGGTGGTGCCGGGTTCCCGAGCGCACTCCGACGGGGCCGGCGCCTTCACTCCGGTGCAGACCCGGTCCGAGCGCCCCACCTCGTTCGAACCCGGCGACTTCTCCGCGCCGAGCAACCGGGAGGTCAACTGGCGGTACACGCCGGTGGACCGGCTCGCCCCGCTGTTCGCCGACGAGGACGCCGCCGACGCGGTCGAGTACCGCATCGATGCCCCCGAGGGCTTCGTGGTCCCGTCGCAGGGTCACGACGCCGCGGTCCGCGGCGAGGTGTTCCGCCCGGAGGATCTGTCAGCCGCCATCGCGTGGAAGCGCAGCGCCGACGCCCTGCACGTGCGCATCCCCGCCGACCTCGAGCACGAGGGCCTCGTGCGGATCGATGTCGTCGGCACCGACGCGTCGCTGCGCGCCACCGCGCACGTGGTCGTCGAAGCCCTCCCGAACTCCTCGGCCACCGTGCTGCTGCACCACACCGGCTCGGCGCAGTACGCCCAGAACGTCGAGATCATCGTCCGCGACGGCGCCCGACTCAACCTCATCACCGTGCAGCGGTGGGAGGACGACGCGCTCCACACCGCGTCCCACCAGGCCCGCGTCGACCGCGACGCGACCCTCATCCACACCGTCATCAGCTTCGGCGGCGGCGTCGTGCGGGTGAACCCGTCGGTCGAGCTCGCCGGAGCCGGTTCCGAGGCGAAGCTGTACGGCCTGTCGTACTCGGACGCCGGCCAGCACCTGGAGAGCCAGGTGTTCCTCTTCCACAAGGGCCCTCACACGAAGGGCGACGTCCTCTACAAGGGCGCGCTCCAGGGTGTCGGCGCGCGCAGCGTCTGGATCGGTGACGTGCTCATCGGACCGGATGCCGTGGGCACCGACTCGTACGAGGCCAACCGCAACCTCGTGCTCACCGACGGCGCCCGCGCCGACTCGGTGCCGAACCTCGAGATCGAGACCGGCGACATCCAGGGCGCGGGCCACGCCAGCGCCACGGGTCGCTTCGACGACGAGCAGCTGTTCTACCTCCAGGCCCGTGGCATCAGCGAAGACGAGGCGCGCCGCCTCGTCGTGATCGGCTTCCTGGCCGAGATCGTCCAGAAGCTGGGCATCCCGTCGCTGGAGGCCGAGCTCGCCGAGGCGATCGAGGCCGAGCTCGCGGCCGTCGCGCCGGAGGTCGCCGAGTGA
- a CDS encoding non-heme iron oxygenase ferredoxin subunit encodes MSATRVCALSELEQDTARRVEVDGVPMAVVLDGNGEVHAIGDTCTHGDISLSEGFVEGDTLECWAHGSAFSLSTGRPLNLPAYEPVPVYAVTIDGDDVLIDPAVRKEVN; translated from the coding sequence GTGAGCGCGACCCGTGTCTGCGCGCTGAGCGAGCTGGAGCAGGACACCGCGCGGCGCGTCGAGGTAGACGGCGTGCCCATGGCCGTGGTCCTCGACGGCAACGGCGAGGTGCACGCGATCGGCGACACCTGCACGCACGGCGACATCTCTCTGTCCGAGGGCTTCGTCGAGGGCGACACGCTCGAGTGCTGGGCCCACGGCTCGGCGTTCTCGCTGAGCACCGGCCGCCCCCTCAACCTTCCGGCCTACGAGCCGGTGCCCGTGTACGCGGTCACGATCGACGGGGACGACGTCCTCATCGACCCGGCCGTGCGCAAAGAAGTGAACTGA